In Armatimonadota bacterium, the genomic stretch ACGACCGGAAACAACCAAAACATTAGCTTTTTGCTAAGATATCCGCTGTTCGACGGAGGCAACGCGCGAAGCGCGGTTGCGATCCAGCGGGCCACGCTCGAATCTGCAAACGCCACGCTAAGCCAGGCCGAGCGGGACGCTCGAAGCGAAATTGAATCGGCGTTTATCACCTTTAGCCAGAACAAGTCGAGAGCGGAGGCCGCCGAAAAGGCACTCGATGCCGCGAAGCTCAACTTTGAAGCAACAACCGAATCGCGTCGACTTGGTGCCAGTGATCTGATCGATCTTCTCACTGCACAGGTTAGTCTGGCTACTGCCGAGAGCAACCGAATCGACGCCAAATATGACCTTTTGATCTCCCAACTCAGGCTTCAGCTAGTTACCGGCATGCCAATTCCGGGCGAGGATAACTGATGGCTAAGATCGTGGTTGAGGCCAAAAACCTCAGTAAGCGATATGTTATGGGCGACCAAACAGTTCACGCTCTTCGAGGGATCAACGTCCAGATTTTTGAAGGCGATTTCGTTGCCATTATGGGTCCTTCTGGCTCTGGAAAGTCTACGTTTATGAACCTGATCGGATGCCTGGATCGGCCAAGCGAGGGTGAGTGTTTCCTTGACGGCAATCCGGTTGCGAGGATGAACGATAATGAACTCGCTGGGATTCGGAACAAGTACATCGGGTTTGTATTTCAGAACTTCAACTTGCTCCCCCGAACCTCGGCATTGAAGAATGTTGAGCTCCCGCTGATGTATGCCGGAGCAAAAGACAAGGAGGCAACAGCAAAAGCCGCCTTGGAAAAAGTCGGGCTTGGTCAGCGAATGGATCACACGCCCGCCGAACTCTCGGGCGGTCAACAGCAACGCGTCGCGATTGCCAGAGCGATCGTCAATAATCCGGTCATGATTCTCGGCGACGAACCTACCGGTAACCTGGACACGAGAACTAGTGAGGAGATCATGGCGGTGTTTCAGGATGTGAATCGGCAGGGGCGAACCGTGATCATCGTTACTCATGAAGAGGATGTTGCGCGGCACTGCAAGCGAATTATTCGGTTCCGAGATGGACGCATCCGGAGCGATGAGATGGTCGCAAATCCGGTGGACGCTCGGGAAGTTATCAAGACTCTTCCGGATCCGGACGCCGGGGTTGAACCAGAAGTGACGCCAGAACCAGTTGCCGAAAAGTTGAGCTTCAAGCTCTAATTCTTGCTTTCTAGCACTAAGTCAGGCGAGTCGAATGACTCATTCGATTCGCCGCCATCATCAATGCCGTCGGAGCCTGCGGAGTAGACCTTGAATTCTCCGGCTCCTGACTTGAAGTAGAACGGTTTTCCTGTGAACGGGTCGCGGACCGCCTGAGCCGAAAATGCTTCCAAAGACGTGGGCAACGGCGTCTTGAGCTTCACCTTCTGGCGCAGGTAGCACTCGAGCATGAAGAGCTGAGTCCGAGCCGCACACTTCTTGACATAAGGAGCGAGCGAATCAAGGTTGGACGCAAAGTACCGATACATCACTCGCCAGTTCTTGCGACTCTTGAGGTCAGGTGGCGCAACCTCTGGGTTGGGCTTTCGCATTTGGTCAACGTGCCACTTCCCGCGGGCCCGAATATCTTCTCCGATCCAATCAAAAACGCTTGCGACCTTCGAGAGATCGCGGCTGACGGAGTCCAAAAGCACAACTTCATCGTGCGTCGATTTCCCGAGCTTCTCCTCAAGCTTCTTGAAGTCCTTGGCTTTGGCCAAGTCTTGAGCTTGCTGAAGAGCTAGAAGCATGTTGTTGGTTTCGTTTTCAAGACAATCCGTAAGTGCGGGTCGCGTCGCGATGGCGCCCGAAATGAGCTTGGCTAGGATTCCTAGCTGGCCAGCCCCGAGCTTCCCGAGTTCCGGCGCGAGCGTCGCTCGAGCTCGATCCATAAGTGAAATCCCGAGCGATGCTTCATACGCTCCGCCACCCAGTAGCTGAGACCCGAGGCGAGTCAGCTGTCCACATCGCTGAATCGCTAGATCTGATTTTTGGGAGGCGATAGAGCTTTCCATATCCCATAGCATTGATTCACCGATCAGACGAATCCCACGCAAGTAGATGGGGGGTTCTGCAAGGCCGACCGGATGATACTGAAAATCAAACTTTGAAGCCGCCAATGAGATGAGCATCGACTTATTCGGGCCAATGATCGCGTTTGCCTGCTTCTTTTCCTTGTCAAAAAAGGCCGTCCGCGTGGTGATGGGCGGTGTTGGCTTGCCCTTGTAAAACGCTTTAGCCCGGGCCTCTTGCTCAACGGCTTCTCCAATTTGGACTAGCTTGGCGAAGGAACCGGTGATCGGCTTTGCCGAGACCTCCGGTGACCAAGAGGAAAACTTAACCTCTTCTTTACTTCCGCAACCCGCGAGGCACAATAATGCACCGAAAATCAGTACGCCAATCCGTGGCATGGTTTTAGGGTAGCACAAGAACCCGGTATCCTTGCGAGGACGATGAAAGGATTGATCCTCGCCGCCGGAAAAGGCAGCCGCCTGTACCCAATTACCCACGTGATCCCGAAGCCGCTCCTTCCGCTTGCTAATCGGGTGACGATGGAGTACGCCTTCGACCGCATGAAGGAGATGGGGATCACGGAAATTGGCATCGTCGTTGGCGAAAACGAAGCCGCGATGCGCGAGGGCCTTGGCGATGGCTCGGCATTTGGAGTTTCGCTATCCTTCGTTCGACAGCCCGAGCCGAAGGGCCTTGCTCATGCAGTGAGCTTTGCCGAAGAGTTTGTCGGCGGTGATTCGTTCGTGCTGTATCTTGGGGATGCGATCTACGACCGCTCGCTTGCAGAGTTCAAGGAGAAGTTCGAGTCTTCGGGTTGTGCGAATCTCAATCTTGTGATGGCAGTCGAAGATCCTTCTCGGTTTGGAGTTGCCAATGTCGAGGGTGATCGAATCGTGAAACTCGTCGAGAAGCCAAAGAATCCTGAGTCCAACCTCGCGATGGCTGGACTCTACTTCTTCGGACCCCAAATCTGGTCGATTTTCCCAACCCTTCAGCCCTCAGCCCGAGGCGAGTACGAGATCACCGACGCCATCCAAACTCTTATTGACCAAGGCGAAACGGTTCTTGCTGGTGAGTTCAAAGGAACCTGGTTCGACACCGGAACGCTCGATTCTTACCTAGAAACCAGCTTCTTCCTTTCCGGCGGCGACGATGTTGATGCCAGCGCAACCGTCCAAGGCAACACCTCAAGCCCGGTCGTCATCGGCAAAGGCGCGACCGTTTCGTGTAACTCAATCGAAAATTCAGTCGTGTTCCCCGGAGCGACGATTAACGTGAGCGGAAACATCAAAAACTGTATCCTCGCCGGAACTGTTAGCGCAGAAGGTGACCTAGAAAACCAGATTATTCATGGCGACTGGAAAGGTTAAGTTTCCGCTTTGTATCCGCCCGTACAGATGATTGTCACTTGCGGAGAGTAGAACTCATTTGTCATGAGTTTGATCACCATTGCTTACCACTCCGGATACGGACATACCAAGAAAGTCGCCGAGCATGTCGCAGCCGGAGCGAACTCCGTAGAGGGCGTCAAAGCCGTTCTTCTCGACGTCACTGCCGTGGATGCGGCGATCGACGGCTACGAGAACGGCTGGGAGCTGCTCAACGCATCCAACGGCATCATCTTCGGCGCGCCGACCTACATGGGTGGTCCGAGCGGGCAGTTCAAACTCTTTGCCGACGCGACAGCAAAGCCATGGTTTGCCGGCGCCTGGAAGGACAAGATTGCCGCAGGGTTCACCAACTCAATGTCAAACGCGGGCGACAAAAACGTCACTCTCTACTACCTGGCGACCCTTGCTGCGCAGCAGGAGATGATCTGGGTCAGCGTTGGAATCAAAAACGACGGAACCAACAATCGCAACGGATACTACTTAGGTCTCGGAACCCAAAGTGACAACGCCCCGGCCGAGGAAACACCAGGAAAGGCTGACCTCGACACATCCGAAAAATTCGGAGCTCGAGTCGCCGAGGCCGTTCTTCGCTGGAACAAGTAAAACGCAACCCGGTAAAGCTAAGCTAAGTACAATAAGGCTGATCCCAAATGGTAGCAGCCTTAATTGGACTTTTCACGCTCACGATTCTTGAAATCGTTCTCGGCATCGACAACATCGTTTTCGTCAGTATTCTTAGCGGAAGACTCAAAGGCGAGGAGCAAGAAAAAGCTCGTCGCCTAGGAATGTGGCTTGCCATTGGCGTCCGAATTCTGCTCCTGCTGGGAATCGGGTTCATTGTTCGCGCAACGAACCCCATTTTTGAACTCTCATTCCTCCGTCCGCTCTTCGAAGCAGCGAAAGAGAAGCCTGAAGTTATCACCGAGGCAATCGGGATTTCTATCAAAGACATGGTTCTCTTCGGCGGCGGTTTGTACCTAATCTACCAAAGCGTTAAGGAGATTCACCACAAGCTTGAAGGTGCCGAAGAATCCCACAAAGAAGGCAAACCGGCGACGTTCCAAAAGGTGCTGATGGGAATCATTGGCATCAACATCATCTTCTCCCTCGACTCGGTGATCACTGCAGTGGGAATGGTTAAGGAGATCTGGGTCATGATCACTGCCGTCATCATTAGTGGCGTGTTCATGGTCTACTACAGTGGGGTCGTTTCCAAGTTCGTGGACAAGCACCCAACGGTCAAAATCCTCGCCCTAAGCTTCCTGGTACTGATTGGGGCGAACTTGCTTGCTGACGCCGGTGGAATCCACATCCCGAAGGGCTATACCTACTTTGCGATGGTCTTTGCGGTAGTGGTGGAGGCGATCAATATCAGAGTGCGTGGCGGATCCAAGCCGGTCCAATTGCACCAAGATCCTTTGCCAGATACGTCGGAGTAAGTTGTAAACTCCACCTCAATGGACTTCGCGTCGCTCAACGCCGTGCTTCGCCCCGATCAGATTCTTGCTGGTCCTGCCGCCGAGCGCGCTTACGATTGCGACGCGTACACGGTCGACAAGTCGAATCCCTCGGTCATTGTTCTTCCGGAAACGACTGAGGAAGTCGCTAAGGTGGTGCGTTGGTGCAACCAGCACCAGATCCCATTTACGGCTAGAGGTGCAGGGACTGGATTGAGCGGAGGCGCGATGCCCGCTCTTGGCGGAGTCGTGATTTCCACCAAAAAGCTCACCCGCATCCTTGAGATTGATATCGAAAGCCGCGCACTGCACGCGGAAGCCGGAATCGCAAACAAGCGGATCACCGACGCGGTTGCCGCACACGGCCTTCACTTTGCCCCCGATCCTTCTTCGCAGACCGTGAGCACTCTTGGCGGGAATATTGCGGAGAATGCGGGTGGTCCGCATACATTGAAGTACGGGGTCACGGTTCAGCACATTCTTGGCGTCACGATGGTTGACCCCCAAGGCGAAATCCTGACCATCGGCGGAAAGTACGGTCAGGGCCCCAGCTACGACTTTCTTGGCATCATCTGCGGCTCCGAGGGGCTACTTGGATTTGTGACGGAGGCGTGGGTGAAACTCACTCCGGTTCCCACCGAGGTGCGAACGGCACTGATCGCCTTTTCGACCGTGCGAGCGGCCACCGAATCGGTCGCGGAGATCATCGCTCGAGGCACCATTCCTGCCGCACTGGAGATAATGGACAGAGGGATTATGAACGCGGTCCATGCGGCGTTTGGTCTCTCTTTTCCCGATGACGCCCAGGCTTTGCTGCTTGTTGAATGTGACGGCTTTGACTCAGGGGTTGTTGAAGGGGAAATGGAGACCGTCCGGGCGGTTTGCTCTGAGAAGGGAAACTTGAGTTTCGTCGAGGCCGCAGACGCCAAGGAACGCGCGAAGCTCTGGACGGCACGCAAAAAGGGCGTTGGGGCGATGGGCCGCCTTGCCCCCACCGTCGTCACCCACGACGGCGTCATTCCCCGGTCTAAGCTCCCCGAGATGCTCGATTTTGTTTATTCAGTCGCCGCAGAGCACGGGATTGGTGTTGCCAACATCTTCCACGCCGGAGACGGCAACCTCCATCCTTGCTTCTACTTCGACGACCGCGAGCCGGGTGTGATCGAAAGAGTTGTGAAAGCCGGCGAGGACATCATCCGTAAGTGTGTCGAGCTGGGCGGCTCGGTCACGGGAGAACATGGCGTCGGCGTTGAGAAACTCGACCTTCTGCCATTGATGTACACCCCCGAAGACCTGGCGGCTCAGGGTTTGGTCAAGCAAATCTTCGATCAAACCGGCCTCGCCAACCCCTGCAAGGTTTTGCCAATGAACCGTGCCTGCGCCGAACACAAAATTCGTTGGCGGGGAGTGGCGACGTGAACCAAACTCATCAACCCAAATCAATGGCGGATCTCGCAGAACTGCTGCTGCAGAGCAATCGTCTGCTAATAGGTCTCGGAGGTCAGTTTCGTAATACTTCAGAGCGAACGCAACACGAGCTTCACGCCGCGGTCTACGAAGAAGAGTGGACGGTAGGCGTGGAGGGAAAAATTGCCTCCAAGGCTCAACCGTTTAGCTACATCGACTTTTCAAACCTTCCGGAAAGATTTGACCTTGACGAACAGAATCAAACACTTACGGTTTCAGCTCACACAGAGTTCCTGTCGATCCTCGCTCGTCTGGGGTCAACAAAGTTTGCGATTCCATATCATGGTGACCGCGAGTCGCTAGGCGCTGCATATTGGGACGAGTTTGGTGCTAGTGCAGTCGACTCGATAGGTGATGCAATGGCTACTGATTGGCCGCACGTACTCCAGTCCCAGCATGGCTCGTGGCGCGACTGGGTCATCGGCGCAAAGATAATGTTGGCGGATGGGTCGATCGTCAAGTCCGGATCGGCTGTGGTGAAAAGTGTCTCAGGCTTCGACCTTCACAAGCTTATGATAGGTAGTCGGCACACGCTGGGCATTCTTCTCGAAGTCTGCTTGAAAGTTGTGCCGAGAGAGTCTGTCACCATTCCATCTATTGAAGTGAATCAGGATCTGACCCCAGCTTGGCGAATCTATCCTCAGTTTGGGCGGCGGTTGAATTGTCTTAAAAAGTCAGGTTTCTCCCTAGAGCAATTCGAAGCTGAGTACGGCATCCGCGCATGGGTTCATGATGTTCAGGCGGGCACGTTTTGGTTCGAGTCAGGACCGACTGCTGATTTGCCAGAAGGGATGAACGAAGGACTAAGAACGAACTACTGGGACGACGAGCCTGAGATCCACTCTCCACAAACCGAAGCTCTAATGCGCCGCACCAAACAGTTATTCGACCCGACCAACAAACTCAATCCTGGCGAGTTTGGGTTCATCTAGGCTGGAGTTAGTCCCCGGTATCCACCCATACCATCGTTCCGATCACGAAGCATAGCCAAACTAGAAGCGGCTCGGCTCCAGAGTCTTCAAGTTGGACGATGTCGATGAATCCTAGGACGTGCCTGGCTGCGTCGGAATCTTTCCACGCCTCCCGGCGCCGAGCGATTCCGATTCCCACCAAGTGTAGTTCAACTCCATTGATCGAACGGCGAACACTTGCGTATTCGGGATGGGACGAGCGCAGGTCACCAGTTGTGTCGATCAGTACATAGAACTGGCGGGTAAATGATCTGACCGTTAACTGAACCAGGACGCTTTGATTCGACAAAGATCGTTCCACCTTCGCCGACCAAGTTGGATGATCAGCAGCTGCCTTGCAGTGTCCGTCTTTGACGACCCCCAACAGCTGCTCACCGTTTCGCAAAAGTGGTGAAGGAGTTCTGAAGAACTTCTCCCGTTGAACGATTTCCCAGAAAGCACCGGGTTCTTGGGCGGGTTGGAAATCTCCAAAAGATGTCGGCTTGGGCATCGCAAATAGAAAACCCCTCTGAAGGCGACTCCAGAAGGGCGTGACGTTTTTCCGTTGACCGACTAGAATCGGTAGCCGAAGTAGAGGCCGATGGTGTTGAACGAACCGTCGTTTGCGGTCTTGGTCGAGAAAGTGCCGACAGCTTCGAGGAAGGTGTGGTCGCTCAGTTCCTTACCGAAGCCACCGCGAACGACATAAACCGTATCGCTCTGTGAAATGTTGGCAAATCCTAGTCCAAGGCCAAGCACCGTGTAGCTACGCCGAGGAACTCCGACTTCCCTGTAGATGCGGGTGTTGTATGCAACGGTCACAAGCGATCCCTTTCCGAATTCGCCGATGTTTCGACCGTAGTAGTCAAGGCTGACGGTTGCATCCGAGTTCTTTGCAAAGCTGCTCGGAATCGCAAACTCCAGGCCGAGCGAGTTGATGTTGCTCGACAGGTTGTTCTTCAGGGTGTTGTCCACCGGGAAGGCGAGTCCGAGTTTCACCGTGAAGCCTTCAAGGCTTACTCCAGTGTCCTGGAAAGTAGAGTTAGCCGAAGCTACACCGGAAATCATCACTGCCGTCAGCGCCATCAAAGTCGTTTTCATGTTCGATATCCAACCGCGTCGTGGCCCCGGCAATGTTTCCGTGCCCGTCGTCTTGCTCATTATAAACCCTAGCACGCGGCTTGTCCACGTTTTGTAGTTCAAAATCAAGGAATGCCTTCGATAAAGTTAACGCCAGCTGAGTCGGTTTTACTGGTGATCGATCTGCAAGAGTCGTTCCTCAAGATCATTCATGAGGCTGAAAGGGTACTGACACGGTCGGAGTTTTTGTGTCGTGCGTCCAAGATTTTTGACGTTCCGATCGTTGCCTCTGAGCAGTACCCATCGCGAATGGGCGGAACTGACCCTCGCTTTGACGGGCTTTTCGACGAAGTTTTCGGAAAGATGGAGTTTTCGGCGGCGGCCAACCCCGAGTTCATGGCGGCTCTGGAGAAGACGGGCAGAAGACAGGTCGTCATCGTTGGAATAGAAACACACATCTGCGTTTCTCAGACTGCTTTAGACCTTCTCAGTAAAGGCTACGAGGTCGCCGTATGTCCGGACGCGGTTTCTTCCAGCTCTCAAGACCGTCACAAGCTTGGTATGGAACGACTGCGGGATGCCGGTGTGATTCCGTTTCACTCTGAAGCAGTCGCCTATGAATGGTGCCACTCCGCCGATAGCCCCAAGTTCCGCGAGCTACTGGCGGTCGTGAAGCAATTCTGATAGAATGCCCCTGTGGGTTTATGTGAACTCATTCAACAAGGGCACACTTCGGCGGCGTTCAGTCTGCTGGAGCAGAATCCAGGATTGGCGGATGAACCTGGAGCCGCACTTTTGGCGTTGTACCACGGACATACGGAACTTGCCGAAGCGATCGTGGATCAAAAGTCCGACCTCACCAGCTTTGAGGCAGCGGCGTTTGGAAATGTTTCAAAGCTGGAAGGCGTTGACGTTGACGCTGTGAGTGAGGACGGCTGGCAGGCATTGCATCTTGCCGCATTTTTTGGACACTTGGAAGCGGTGAAGTTTCTTTTGGCAAAGCGGGCCTCTCTGGATTGGCTTTCGGAGAACTCGTTAGGTGTGTCTTCCCTGCATTCAGCACTGGCCAATCAGCACGAAGCCATCGCTCGTGAGCTCGTTTTTGAGGGTGCCGACGTCAATCTTGCTAGCCGAAGTGGCTGGACTCCGCTGCACTACGCAGCGTCGCAAGGGAATCGTGCCTTGGCTCAGTTTCTCATCGAAAATGGAGCAACACCAGTTCCCGGGCCTGAAGGCAAACTTCCGGCCGAATTGGCGGAACAAGCTGGGTACAAAGAATTGGTCGAAATCCTTGGCTAGGGGGATTTTCTTGGCGCGATTTGCGTAGACTCGGTTCATGTCCAAGCGCCCGGTAGTCATCGATGACCTCCTGAAGTTCAAACTCGTTTCCGATCCCCAGTTTTCGCCCGATGGAACCCAGGTTTTGTTCGGACTGAAGACGGTCGGTGACAAGTTTAAGTCGGTGAACCAA encodes the following:
- a CDS encoding ABC transporter ATP-binding protein yields the protein MAKIVVEAKNLSKRYVMGDQTVHALRGINVQIFEGDFVAIMGPSGSGKSTFMNLIGCLDRPSEGECFLDGNPVARMNDNELAGIRNKYIGFVFQNFNLLPRTSALKNVELPLMYAGAKDKEATAKAALEKVGLGQRMDHTPAELSGGQQQRVAIARAIVNNPVMILGDEPTGNLDTRTSEEIMAVFQDVNRQGRTVIIVTHEEDVARHCKRIIRFRDGRIRSDEMVANPVDAREVIKTLPDPDAGVEPEVTPEPVAEKLSFKL
- a CDS encoding sugar phosphate nucleotidyltransferase, with protein sequence MKGLILAAGKGSRLYPITHVIPKPLLPLANRVTMEYAFDRMKEMGITEIGIVVGENEAAMREGLGDGSAFGVSLSFVRQPEPKGLAHAVSFAEEFVGGDSFVLYLGDAIYDRSLAEFKEKFESSGCANLNLVMAVEDPSRFGVANVEGDRIVKLVEKPKNPESNLAMAGLYFFGPQIWSIFPTLQPSARGEYEITDAIQTLIDQGETVLAGEFKGTWFDTGTLDSYLETSFFLSGGDDVDASATVQGNTSSPVVIGKGATVSCNSIENSVVFPGATINVSGNIKNCILAGTVSAEGDLENQIIHGDWKG
- a CDS encoding flavodoxin family protein; amino-acid sequence: MSLITIAYHSGYGHTKKVAEHVAAGANSVEGVKAVLLDVTAVDAAIDGYENGWELLNASNGIIFGAPTYMGGPSGQFKLFADATAKPWFAGAWKDKIAAGFTNSMSNAGDKNVTLYYLATLAAQQEMIWVSVGIKNDGTNNRNGYYLGLGTQSDNAPAEETPGKADLDTSEKFGARVAEAVLRWNK
- a CDS encoding TerC family protein — encoded protein: MVAALIGLFTLTILEIVLGIDNIVFVSILSGRLKGEEQEKARRLGMWLAIGVRILLLLGIGFIVRATNPIFELSFLRPLFEAAKEKPEVITEAIGISIKDMVLFGGGLYLIYQSVKEIHHKLEGAEESHKEGKPATFQKVLMGIIGINIIFSLDSVITAVGMVKEIWVMITAVIISGVFMVYYSGVVSKFVDKHPTVKILALSFLVLIGANLLADAGGIHIPKGYTYFAMVFAVVVEAINIRVRGGSKPVQLHQDPLPDTSE
- a CDS encoding FAD-linked oxidase C-terminal domain-containing protein; protein product: MDFASLNAVLRPDQILAGPAAERAYDCDAYTVDKSNPSVIVLPETTEEVAKVVRWCNQHQIPFTARGAGTGLSGGAMPALGGVVISTKKLTRILEIDIESRALHAEAGIANKRITDAVAAHGLHFAPDPSSQTVSTLGGNIAENAGGPHTLKYGVTVQHILGVTMVDPQGEILTIGGKYGQGPSYDFLGIICGSEGLLGFVTEAWVKLTPVPTEVRTALIAFSTVRAATESVAEIIARGTIPAALEIMDRGIMNAVHAAFGLSFPDDAQALLLVECDGFDSGVVEGEMETVRAVCSEKGNLSFVEAADAKERAKLWTARKKGVGAMGRLAPTVVTHDGVIPRSKLPEMLDFVYSVAAEHGIGVANIFHAGDGNLHPCFYFDDREPGVIERVVKAGEDIIRKCVELGGSVTGEHGVGVEKLDLLPLMYTPEDLAAQGLVKQIFDQTGLANPCKVLPMNRACAEHKIRWRGVAT
- a CDS encoding FAD-linked oxidase C-terminal domain-containing protein: MADLAELLLQSNRLLIGLGGQFRNTSERTQHELHAAVYEEEWTVGVEGKIASKAQPFSYIDFSNLPERFDLDEQNQTLTVSAHTEFLSILARLGSTKFAIPYHGDRESLGAAYWDEFGASAVDSIGDAMATDWPHVLQSQHGSWRDWVIGAKIMLADGSIVKSGSAVVKSVSGFDLHKLMIGSRHTLGILLEVCLKVVPRESVTIPSIEVNQDLTPAWRIYPQFGRRLNCLKKSGFSLEQFEAEYGIRAWVHDVQAGTFWFESGPTADLPEGMNEGLRTNYWDDEPEIHSPQTEALMRRTKQLFDPTNKLNPGEFGFI
- a CDS encoding isochorismatase family protein; protein product: MPSIKLTPAESVLLVIDLQESFLKIIHEAERVLTRSEFLCRASKIFDVPIVASEQYPSRMGGTDPRFDGLFDEVFGKMEFSAAANPEFMAALEKTGRRQVVIVGIETHICVSQTALDLLSKGYEVAVCPDAVSSSSQDRHKLGMERLRDAGVIPFHSEAVAYEWCHSADSPKFRELLAVVKQF
- a CDS encoding ankyrin repeat domain-containing protein; its protein translation is MGLCELIQQGHTSAAFSLLEQNPGLADEPGAALLALYHGHTELAEAIVDQKSDLTSFEAAAFGNVSKLEGVDVDAVSEDGWQALHLAAFFGHLEAVKFLLAKRASLDWLSENSLGVSSLHSALANQHEAIARELVFEGADVNLASRSGWTPLHYAASQGNRALAQFLIENGATPVPGPEGKLPAELAEQAGYKELVEILG